The Ammospiza caudacuta isolate bAmmCau1 chromosome 18, bAmmCau1.pri, whole genome shotgun sequence region GGGgccttgggggggggggggacacgggaATTGGGGGGACACACAGAACTGGGGGGCAGAGGATGCCCGCGGGGTGGACGCGCGGGTCTGCCCAGGGCGCagcgctcccggtgccgctcccggtgccgctcccggcGCCGTTCCATGGCCCCGCTCCCCCGGaaggccggggccggggcggggcgggcggcaggAAGGGGCAGGGCCGGTGCCGGCGCACAAAGCCCGGCGGGTCGGGGCTGTCGCGGCGCGATGGGGctggcggcggcgcggggctgggcgctgtccccgctgtcgCCGGGCCCGGCGGAGCGCAGCCGGCCCTAcgctgtgctgcagcaccagaACCTGGGTGAGGAGCGGGGGGCACCGGGGACAGCCCCGCCACGACCCGGCCGGGGGCTCGGGAGATGCTCGGGGAGTGTTGGATTAATGTTCTTTCTCTTGCCGCCgcagtgctgctgggcagcaTCCTCAGCGCTCTGCTGCTCACCATCATCCTCATGGCCATCTGTGTGTACCGGCCCGTCCGGCGGCGGTAGCGGAGCGGGACCCGCCGGGGCATCCGGAGAATGCTGCATCCCACCCGGTTCTCCCGCCTGGAATCCGCCATCCCAGCACCGCTTCAGCCCTGCCGGTTCTCCCGTCTGGTTCCCACCGTCCCGGCTCTGCTCCGGACCCAGCAGGTTCTCCCCTCCGGTTCCCACCGTGCCGCCGCTGCTCCGGTCCCGCCCGGTTCTCCCGTCCGCTCCCGGGGATGCGCTGAGGATGCGAGCGTGGCTTTTCCCCGGTCTCTGCCCGTGCTGTATCCCGTGGCTCCATCGTGATGTGGCTTCCAGCAGTGCTCTGGCGGGATGCTGGAAatcatcctcttcctcagcaAAGACTCCTGAAGCTCCTGGGGCGTgtcctggagcaggggctgagcaaAACCTCCCAAATCCCCGCGTTTTGGCGAGGCTGATCCCACCCCGTGTGTTCCAGAGCATCCCCGGGCCGTGCAGGCACCCGGGGCCTCGGTTGGCACAAGGACAGGGCGAGACTGGCGGCATTGTGCGAGGAGCAGCTCCACGTGCTCGGTCACACCGCCTCTGCTTTTTGCTTTCTGATTAATTCAGGTCCCTGTTTGAACGCCTGGGGGTTGGACgaggcttggagcaagctggggtAGTGGGCAGGGGGTAGaacaggatgagctttaaggtcccatTCAAAAATATTCCAAAGGTAAAAGCTCAGTGAGCCAGCCAGCAGTGGGTGGAGGGTCTGGCCCGTTCCTGCCACTGATGCATGATCTGATCCTGGTGTAGTTTTCCCAAGCCAGGCTTCTCATTCCCAACGTTATTTGCTTTAACTCCTGGCTGAAAAGCCCCAAATAATTTCccatcaaaccagccctgcTGAACCTGCTGGGAACTGGGGTGCAGGTGAGGGgttccagcctgtgctggtcACTGTCCTCCTGCAAACAGGAGCCTCCAAAGGTCTGCCAGCCAGGCAGATGCTCTGGAAGAGTTTCAGCTCCAGCCAGATCCATTTTATGCAGTTTCAGTAACAAGTGTTTACACTGAATCCCACTTCCATACGAATGCTGCTATTTTGTTTTGCACTGCTACAAGTAGTAACTGGATTTTACTAATTATTACTTTAATATTTAACATAGGGGTGTTTTGCTTAGTAATTTATTTAGAGTTTTAAAGTGTAACTTCCAGAACAATTGTTGTTGACCTGTTCTCAAGCCCTCGTGCTGCCTCTgaggtgttttctgtttcaaggACACAGAGTGCTGGCATTGAACAgggattttctttgttttgagAAATGACAGATGAGTTGTTAATCCAAGAGTGAGGCAGCAAGGCAGCACTGTTCTTTCTATTGCTTTCTGCTCTTCTTTTGATTCTTGTGTTCCTGATTTTCCTTGCTCCTTCATCTCTGTGAAGCCTggcctgcagcctgtgctgctcgTGGGGGTGGATGGTGaagctcccagccccagctctgcattcCCAGGAGCAGAATTCCTGTTTGCTCTCATTCCTCACTCCCTGCTATGCCTCTTTGTACAAATAAAACGCTCAGTAAACAATCCAGGCTCTTATTTATTCAATGGCTGTGCTGTTTGTTATTAACTGGGCTGGAAAGGGGTGAGGCTGTCCTGGTTCCCACCTCTGGTCCCCTCATGGCTCCTACCTTGTTTTTAGTGGGAtttgcagtgctgggaaggCCAGGGAAGaggatggcagtgctgggggaatgcTTCCATGGATGTCTGTCAGCAAGGAGCCCTTTAACAGCACAATGGAAGCACATCTTACAAAGGTTGTGCAgtttccagcagctcagctaTGAATCAAAACTCagccaaagcagtggaagaagggtttccaaataaacaaaatcatGAATTGCTGATGTGAAAAGCTTTGAAATGGGgtcaaaagcacaaaaaaagcaGTCTTGCTTTCAGGAACTAGCAGCATCAAATTAAAGAACCTTTAAAGCTGGTTATAGTTTGAGAAGAAGCTACAGGTGTTTGTAACTCTGAGCTTCTCTTTCCTACATCAGCCTCAAGCTGCCTCAGAGAGAGGTTGGACTGTTGTTACACAACAGTCTTGGCTCTAATATTAAACACACTCAGaaccctctgctcctctcttaCAAGAAGCTGCAGAGAAATTAATAGGATTTCCTGCTTTTCACTGCCTTAACTTCTGTGTTGTACTGATCCCCCCTTTTCAAGACAGGGAGACTCAAAATTTGGCTGAAAATGTCCAAAAGCCAGAACTACCTTGGAGCATTTCAGATTATAATGTCACTTTAATTTACAAAAAGACAGATAATTAGTAAAAAAAACTACTCTAAATAcagttgagaaaaaaaattcctctgtgTGGTGTAATGTGCAGTACCTTTGGTTTTTCTTCCAGTACACAGAGCATGTCCATCTTACACTGAAAGGGTTAAGTCAGGCTTTAAGAGAAGCAGCACCTGGCTGAGGGAAGCAGGGCCTTCTAGTTTTAGCTGGAATGATACAAATgtcaaagaaagcaaaaaaaaaaaatccccaaagctAATCCAATTTATTTTACAGTCCCAGACTAAGAAGCAGGAGCGTAACAAAACTTCAACTGAAAGTGCTCAATGTTCTTTAGTTTAAATATAAAACCAGAACAAGTCAGCTtgaaaaaatgctatttttacCCCTCTTGTAACCTTTGAAAAGCTTAGCAGAAGACAGGCAATGCCAGGCAGGGTTTGTAAAGGCAACAGCACTCTTTATTGCCACTGGAGGAATGCCCACAGCTccatctcctgcctcccaccctgccaggagctcaACACGAGAtctcctcccttctcccagctgtgACAGTCACAGGAATCCCCTTttgcaaagaaagaaatcccaacccagcccctgtgcaggacaGTCCCCATTCCAGCAGCTGTTTTCAGGGATGCAACTTGTGCCAGGGAACAAACCCAGTGTGGAGAGGCCAGTCCTAGTGTACACTGAAGGAATTGTAATCATCTCCTATGTAAAACAATGGATTATTGGTTTAAAATAGGCTTCCAACTGCCACACTGGTTATGATCAAGTCCATTTTAGAGTGATTTTACATTGGTTAATTAATAGTTGGTCACCCAGAAGTGCCCTGTTCAGCCTGAGGAACAGGAGCAGTGTTAGGAGcaagctcagagcagctgtaccaaaggtccctccagccctggcaggcagagcagagggataTTGCTCACATTTAACAAGTGTAAGGCTTTCCTGTGGCTGTTCACCGTGTACCTGTGGAGTGCACTTGAGAGTCACAGTGTGAGTACTGTAAACACCGAGAGGAGTGCAGATAAAAGAGCTACAAAGATCCTGCATGGCCAAAAACCTGAGGAAAGCTGGTTAAAACAGACCTAGGAATCGTTGCAAGACCAGTTGGATGAGTGTAGGCCTAGTGGTTTGgtttaaaatcaataaaaatattcaggTAAAAAAATAGATGTATTCACATGAAGGACAAGAGCTGGGGATTTAAAAAGCAACACACGTTCCCCTTGCAGAATGAAAACTTCTCTTCCAATAAGGACACATGAAAAACTCCCCTGAATTCTTTTCCTGGCTGCATTTAGCACCCACAGTCAGGCATGCACACCAAGAGATCCCAAAGAAGCACCTGTATCTATCTATGCCTTAATTTCTTGCTGCCCTCTGAGCAGGGGAAAGAGCTGGTTTGGAATCActgcagaaattgctgctgtgctggacagGTGGTCCCATTTCAGCATCTAAAATGTTACTGGCTACTTGGTTTGTCCTTTTTTCAGAAAGCACTAGTTTAATCTGGAGCTTGGATGAGCTGTTCAAGTATAAAATTATCCCTCTTAAGCCAAAAATCTCAATAACTAGAGGAGAGAGAACCATATCTAAACAAAACTAACAGAAACCATCTGTCAGCATGAAGAACTACAGTGTGTGTACAGGCAGGGAGATGCTCTCCCatgaaacagctggaaaaacagGCAATGGCTTTGAATTATTAAGAAATAATGAAGCAGATGAGTATTTCTTTGGTAAGTAATGAACTTTCCCTCCTGAACTCCCCATAAATCAGGCTTTCAAGCTTTACTGCAATCCTACATCCTGATGCAAAGCAAAATTTCCATCTGCTCTTCAATAAATAAGTTTAGATAAAAACATTTCCTTCAAAGCTAAGACTGCATGGCTGGGGAGCCAGATGTGGAGTCCTGTGATCTACAACtcccccaaacaaaaataaatcaggttTTTGCGGCTGATGCCAACTTAGAAGGCAGCAAAACGTTTCCTTAAGCAATCCAGGAGTGGTCTTCAGACTGACAGCTCTGACAATCTCCAGTTTGACACAGATTTGGTCATCCCTGCTTCAGGAGGTCACTTAGGAGTTATTTTTCCACCAGAGAGAGCTGTAAGACTtgctgaagctctgcatcctcCTGTTCCTGAcgctgcttctcctgctcctcctgctccctcacTGACAATTCCATGGCAAGCTGCAAGTCCTTCTCAAAGCTGGAGGCTTcactggaggtgctgctgtgggagatCCCTGATCTTGACAGAAAGCTCTCCTGAAGTGCCCTGATGGAAAAGAAcaactctgagaaggaaaagagacagAGCCTGACTCATATTCTTTGCAATGATCCTTCCTGGCAACTGTTTTAGATTCACAAATCTGAAAATCTCTCCCAGAGGGGAGAAAACAGTTTGAGGATATGAGAGCAGCTGTTCCAACACCTGTAAAATTCCCAAGGACAAACAGGGATTCCTTTGAATCATTCATAGATACCAACAGTTGTATTTTCAATGGGGCTCTAAAAGCATTCTCACCCAgtttaaaggatttttcatgTATAGAAGAAGATTCAATTCTCGGTTTCTTTGCACTTAACTGCAGAAAGACTTCACAGACATCAGAGCCCATTTTTAAGTGCCCATTAAATCTATGTTTTTAAGGATTACATaagaattttgaaaagaaagaagatcTGCCTTGAAGTATACAGCCTCTAATAACCAAAGATTCAATGGAGAGGGACCAAATTCAGAGTTTTAAGAGCAGAAGAGGAGTACTGGGTTTGTATGTTGGGTAAAGAATCTGCTGTGTGCACAGACTAGCCCCACAGCTGGAAAGAACTACACAACATAAACCAGGGAGGCCCAGTTTGGAGTCCTTGTTTTCTTGGAAAAGTTGGAAGAAGCACAAGGAGAAAACCTCGAGTTTTGTGCATTTCCtcatatatatttaaaaaaattgccaAATTGCTCCATGGTACTGCTGGGGGTAGTTTTGCTCTGTCACTGCAAGGTTTGATGTGGAAAAAAAACTTACTTCTGATACTGCATGTTGAAGTCTGAGGAATATGCAACTGCTCCATTGGAAAGCATCTCCAATTCCTAGAGATGGGCAAAGAGACAATTCCACAGCAGTTATCAGATCTGCAGAGTAACTCACTGAAAGCAACCCTTAAACCacctttatttcttctttcaaatacattatttttatcttctaaAGTAGAAAAACTGATCCTACACTGGTTTCCTTCAGCTCTTTCTGCACAGTCCTTGCCCAAGCTGCCACAGTACAGACCCCAGCACTTACTTTATTTGCACCAGATTCCAACAAGCTCTGCTGGATGGCAAACTGCATGATCTCATTATCCTCATCCTGCACGTGGATGTTCCTGCCATCATCCTGGACGTGGTAGGACTTGGGGATCTCAAACACCGACTGGTCAACCTCAAAATTAGCACCTACAGGAGGCaaataaagtgaaaaacacaCTGTGCCCTGTTTGCAACAAGGTGTAACTGAAAATTCTGATGAACGGTTTTGCACCTTGCAGCTCTTCGTGTTCCATTCCCTGCAGTTCAGCTTctccctcagggacagggatgtAAAAAAGGGGAGATCCCTTACCTGCATCACTCTGTGCACCTCCAGGAGAGGGTCTCTCAGCTGTCCTGCAGCTGTTGACATTTTCAAAAGTAATTCGAGCATTCAGCACATGAAACAGGGGAATTTCTGTAAGAGGACAAGATTTCTGTCAAAATGAGAACAAATATTTGCTTCCACAACAGCTTCCTATAATGATAAAGCACAGAGGAACTAAACTCACCAATAAGGTGGCTTTAgtaatttattgttttattatttatttagctCAATCTCTCTCTAAatctcttattttaaaataacatttgccAAATTTAAGGCACTGAAGCTAAGAGGAAAAGGGCTGACAACAGCTCATTCTCACAGAAATGACATTGTCTTTAAAATGATATTTCTGGATTGACTCCAGATGTACAAAACAATGTTTTAGGTAGCAGTGAGACAACTAAAAAACCAATGTGGTTTTTTGTACACAATACATTAcaaaaccaaagggaaaaaaatggacaaGGTTACAATAAAAATTGCTAAATGTTACCAATTTTGACAGGAAATCCTGGTGGAAATTCCAGAGTGATGAAATCCCTAAGTCTGGCAAAATGAGCACTGGTTCTGGCCATCAGGTCAATGATTGGAGTGACTTGTTCCATAAGAGACAAGGGGAACTCTTCACTCATCCACAGGGTTGCTTTAAATCTTAAAGACAAAGTAGGATAAAAACATCCTAAATTCACAGTTTAGGAACAGATGTAAAGCAAAACAGGCAGCTGGGCAGTGATAGGAGATTACTAACAagtcacagcaccagcccaaATGTTTGCTTTGACTCAGtggaattaaaaatatattatagcTGAATACTTCAAGATCTCTCTTCTAATTAATTGTGAAAACTGGCAGAAAAACCACACTGGATATTTGTAAAAATGGTTTCCAGGGATTAGATAACTGGGAAGAGACACACTAGAAATAGTTAAAATGGTATTTCTCACTTCTGTGTTCTAACAGTGACTTCCTTTGGTCTTCCTATGTCTCTGCCTTTCAAATCAAATTCTGGGTTGAAGTATTCCTCCAGAGTAATAGCAGTGGGATTGTTGGTTGCAGCATATTCTGTAGTTCTGGATGTACTCTGGaaggaaagagagggaaaaaaacaacccaaaaagtAATGAACAGTGGTTACTACAAGAAACTTTAAATTTGCCCTTTGTGAAGTAACTCCTTCTCTATTTCAGTGACACACAGCCATAAACACCAGCTGTTATTAGACTGaggttttattctgttttactgaggttaaaaatctcaaaaattttTAGATAGAAAAAATCTTAGACACTTTAAAGCTGGAAACCAACTAGACATACACACGAGTCACAGCATTTCCAGGCTCCAAATCCTTTACTAAAGTCAAAACCTGGATGGAGGATTTGAACCCAAAATCTCTAAATCCCTGTAAATGTGCAATGCCATCCTGACAGAGAGCCAGCAAATCCATTGTCCACTGCTCTTTCAGAGTTTAGAAGCAAGGGAGCTCCTAAAGCcacatggaatcatggaatggtttgggctggaagggatctcaaagttcatttatttccaaccaaacaaaaacaccctCAGGGCAAATGAAAACCTCATAATGAAAACTGCTGCCAAACTAAGGAAACAAGAGGTGACTGCACTCACCAGGAATTCTCCTGGCACAGTGACCTGTGCTGACATCAGACACTCACCTGAGCACCACATTCATGCTCCACTGTCCCCAGGAATGATTCCAGAGGGCTCCTGTCAGCTTCAGGTAACAggagaggaaacaaaaacaGCCATTAGCATTAATTAGCAGTAAAAAAGGCACTCAGGCCAGGCTTCCCACCCAAAGGGAAGTTGTTCAGATCTCCTGTGAGCTTTACCAGGCAAGCCCAGGACCTAGAGTCCAAAACAGGTACAACACAGAATAGAGCAAAGAATTTCAGTGGTTTCTATGATTAGCAAACACCTTTATGAGTCCCAGTGCCTCAGTGGCCTCAGGATAGGAGAATTTCCATATAAAGTTACTGGCTGGTCACCCTTTAATCTAATTCAAATACCAGAAGAAATTAGTagaccaaaacaaaaattccaAGCAAACAAAGCCTCTGTGAATCTTGTATCCATGGCCAAAGTGAAGTAAGGGCAGGAATACATTCCTGAGCAGAAAAGTGCAGCCTTTTAAAACTGTCAGCAAACTTTCAACAGGTTTGAAGGGTTTTTATTCCCTGTAAATACAGGGATAAAACCAGGTTCATTTGTAGGTTAAGAGTGAAATAACGAGCTGCCTCAGACACAGAACACATCAAAAAAACCAGGGCAAAGTCAGCAAGAAGAGAATTTCCTTGTTTGCCTGCCCAGTTCTTTAGACACAAAGGAGGTGTCAGACGACCAAAGGGAGATTTgtatttattcccaattttcctcTGGGGAAGATACCTTTATATCTCCTCTTCTCCTCTTCTGTCAAATGCTCTGTTCTGATTCGTGTGATCACATTCACGTTGTTTGCTGTGTagaccttaaaaaaaaccacagggaCAAAAACCAAGCAACATCACAGGTTAAAAAAAGAGTTCCCCAGTAAAACATCATGTACACAAAACTAACTGAACCAACCTCAACACCAGACAGGCATTTCCAAGAGATTTTAAGAAGTTATATTTAGTAACAGTTTGGGAACACTAATGAACCCTC contains the following coding sequences:
- the C18H12orf76 gene encoding uncharacterized protein C12orf76 homolog encodes the protein MGLAAARGWALSPLSPGPAERSRPYAVLQHQNLVLLGSILSALLLTIILMAICVYRPVRRR
- the ANKRD13A gene encoding ankyrin repeat domain-containing protein 13A; translation: MSSPGGASSAFPLHVLVWNNDYRRLDEELQEQDVDQRDPRGRTLLHLAVSLGYIESAKVLLQHKADVTKENAQGWTVLHEAVSTGDPEMVQLILQHRDYQQTSMTLGGVPELLQKINETPDFYVEMKWEFTSWVPLVSRVCPSDVCRIWKSRAKLRVDITLLGFENMSWERGRRTVIFKGEDSGGWAELIEINHDDKFVTTERFEISQHMKRLTLGSMTPKRKDVERRLTSPIISTCLDTKNIAFERTTSGFWVWRTEKSEGVNGYEAKVYTANNVNVITRIRTEHLTEEEKRRYKADRSPLESFLGTVEHECGAQSTSRTTEYAATNNPTAITLEEYFNPEFDLKGRDIGRPKEVTVRTQKFKATLWMSEEFPLSLMEQVTPIIDLMARTSAHFARLRDFITLEFPPGFPVKIEIPLFHVLNARITFENVNSCRTAERPSPGGAQSDAGANFEVDQSVFEIPKSYHVQDDGRNIHVQDEDNEIMQFAIQQSLLESGANKELEMLSNGAVAYSSDFNMQYQKALQESFLSRSGISHSSTSSEASSFEKDLQLAMELSVREQEEQEKQRQEQEDAELQQVLQLSLVEK